One Lysobacter enzymogenes DNA segment encodes these proteins:
- a CDS encoding nucleotidyl transferase AbiEii/AbiGii toxin family protein produces the protein MTRWLGAQGDSRADQAAEMERARAFAIAQRAAQRASRTIRYPDSTQLSGQGRPDLFDPALKHRSDAFRTGDPAFASDDDRERWYAARASVQAQMLRAIARSPWRDRLVLRGSVLLHAYLGERARAPGDIDWVVLPDTLKPADEAAREMLKDLARLLTERETIGPVRIHFDRVGHDDIWTYERAEGRRMTIVWSLDGLPEGQVQFDFVFCERLPQPPVPVGIPLSEGEPVSLLGASAELSLAWKLVWLQTDMWPQGKDLYDAVLLAEHCNMPLRLFVDAIRCNADHADWADDALPDIAAWEIEWDNFRAEYPWVEGDLEDWKRRLAAQLVFSRG, from the coding sequence ATGACCCGCTGGCTCGGCGCGCAGGGCGATAGCCGGGCCGACCAGGCCGCTGAGATGGAGCGGGCGCGGGCGTTCGCGATAGCGCAGCGCGCGGCGCAGCGTGCGTCGCGCACGATCCGTTACCCGGACAGCACCCAGCTCAGCGGCCAGGGCCGGCCGGACCTGTTCGATCCGGCGCTCAAGCACCGCAGCGACGCTTTCCGCACCGGCGATCCGGCCTTCGCCAGCGACGACGACCGCGAGCGCTGGTACGCCGCGCGCGCCTCGGTGCAGGCGCAGATGCTGCGCGCGATCGCCCGCTCGCCGTGGCGCGACCGGCTGGTCCTGCGCGGCAGCGTGCTGCTGCACGCCTATCTCGGCGAGCGGGCGCGCGCGCCGGGCGACATCGACTGGGTGGTGCTGCCGGACACGCTCAAGCCCGCCGACGAAGCCGCGCGCGAGATGCTGAAGGACCTGGCACGCCTGCTGACCGAGCGCGAAACCATCGGCCCGGTGCGGATCCATTTCGACCGCGTCGGCCACGACGACATCTGGACCTACGAGCGCGCCGAAGGCCGGCGCATGACCATCGTCTGGTCGCTGGACGGCCTGCCCGAGGGCCAGGTCCAGTTCGACTTCGTGTTCTGCGAACGCCTGCCGCAGCCGCCGGTGCCGGTCGGGATCCCGTTGAGCGAAGGCGAGCCGGTGTCGCTGCTGGGCGCCAGCGCGGAACTGTCGCTGGCGTGGAAGCTGGTGTGGCTGCAGACCGACATGTGGCCGCAGGGCAAGGACCTCTACGACGCGGTGCTGCTGGCCGAGCATTGCAACATGCCGCTGCGCCTGTTCGTCGATGCGATCCGCTGCAACGCGGACCACGCCGATTGGGCCGACGACGCCCTGCCGGACATCGCCGCCTGGGAGATCGAGTGGGACAACTTCCGCGCCGAGTATCCGTGGGTGGAAGGCGATCTGGAGGATTGGAAGCGGCGGCTGGCGGCGCAACTGGTGTTCAGCCGCGGCTGA
- a CDS encoding glutathione S-transferase encodes MIKVHHLNNSRSQRVLWLLEELALPYEVVRYQRDPKTMLAPPELRAIHPLGKSPLVELDGQVLAESAAIIETLCERYDRGHALSPPPQPLDGEERRRYRYWMHYAEGSAMPPLLLSLVFSRIKSAPMPFFVKPIARGIADKAMTSFVGPQLALHLGYIESELGKHEWFAGERFTAADIQMSFPVEAAAARAGAGRPRMQAFVERIHARPAYQRALEKGGPYSLLG; translated from the coding sequence ATGATCAAGGTCCACCATCTCAACAATTCCCGCTCCCAGCGCGTGCTGTGGCTGCTGGAGGAACTGGCGCTGCCTTACGAGGTGGTGCGCTACCAACGCGACCCCAAGACCATGCTGGCGCCGCCGGAACTGCGCGCGATCCATCCGCTCGGCAAGTCGCCGCTGGTGGAACTGGACGGGCAGGTGCTGGCCGAGTCGGCGGCGATCATCGAGACCCTGTGCGAGCGCTACGACCGCGGCCACGCGCTGTCGCCGCCGCCGCAACCGCTCGATGGCGAGGAACGCCGACGTTACCGCTACTGGATGCACTACGCCGAAGGCTCGGCGATGCCGCCGTTGCTGCTGAGCCTGGTGTTCTCGCGGATCAAGTCCGCGCCGATGCCGTTCTTCGTCAAACCGATCGCACGCGGCATCGCCGACAAGGCCATGACGTCCTTCGTCGGGCCGCAGCTGGCGCTGCACCTGGGCTATATCGAGAGCGAGCTGGGCAAACACGAATGGTTCGCCGGCGAGCGTTTCACCGCCGCCGACATCCAGATGAGCTTCCCAGTCGAGGCCGCCGCCGCGCGTGCCGGCGCCGGGCGGCCGCGGATGCAGGCCTTCGTCGAGCGCATCCACGCGCGGCCGGCGTATCAGCGGGCGTTGGAGAAGGGCGGGCCGTATTCGTTGCTGGGTTGA
- a CDS encoding protein adenylyltransferase SelO, protein MHALRFDNAFVRDLPGDPETAPGVRQVHGALYSRVDPTPVAAPTLLAHSAEMAAALGFSEADITSAEFAQVFAGNVLLPGMQPYAANYGGHQFGAWAGQLGDGRAISLGEVLADDGRRWELQLKGAGPTPYSRSADGRAVLRSSIREFLCSEAMHHLGVPTTRALSLVGSGEAVVRDMFYDGHPQAEPGAIVCRAAPSFIRFGNFELPASRGDTALLKTLVDFCIRRDFPHLGEPGERVYGQWFAEVAQRTATLMAHWMRVGFVHGVMNTDNLSILGLTIDYGPYGWVDNYDPDWTPNTTDAGRRRYRYGQQPQVAYWNLSRLAGALSPLIATELLQDGLRRYVEVYNKAERDAIAAKLGLRECGDEDVALMQELRGWLQANEVDMTIFYRALADIDVAADAPDPSPLAEAYYDPTRAVEAEPALRDWLARYAARSREDGSSAAERVTRMNAANPRYVLRNYLAQEAIDRAEQGDPAGVRDLLEVMRRPYEDQPGREAFAAKRPDWARERAGCSMLSCSS, encoded by the coding sequence ATGCACGCACTGCGCTTCGACAACGCCTTCGTCCGCGATCTGCCCGGCGACCCGGAAACCGCGCCGGGCGTGCGTCAGGTCCACGGCGCGCTGTACTCGCGGGTCGATCCGACCCCGGTGGCGGCGCCGACGCTGTTGGCGCATTCGGCCGAAATGGCAGCGGCGCTGGGCTTCAGCGAGGCCGACATAACCAGCGCCGAGTTCGCGCAGGTGTTCGCCGGCAACGTCTTGCTGCCGGGCATGCAGCCGTACGCGGCCAACTACGGCGGCCACCAGTTCGGCGCCTGGGCTGGCCAGCTCGGCGACGGCCGCGCGATCTCGCTGGGCGAAGTCCTCGCCGACGACGGCCGGCGCTGGGAGCTGCAGCTCAAGGGCGCCGGCCCCACGCCGTACTCGCGCAGCGCCGACGGCCGCGCGGTGTTGCGTTCCTCGATCCGCGAATTCCTGTGCAGCGAGGCCATGCACCACCTCGGCGTGCCGACCACGCGCGCGCTGAGCCTGGTCGGCAGCGGCGAGGCGGTGGTCCGCGACATGTTCTACGACGGCCATCCGCAGGCCGAGCCCGGCGCGATCGTATGCCGCGCCGCGCCGTCGTTCATCCGCTTCGGCAACTTCGAACTGCCGGCCTCGCGCGGCGACACCGCGTTGTTGAAGACGTTGGTGGACTTCTGCATCCGTCGCGATTTCCCGCATCTGGGCGAGCCTGGCGAACGCGTGTACGGCCAGTGGTTCGCCGAGGTGGCGCAGCGCACCGCGACGCTGATGGCGCACTGGATGCGGGTCGGCTTCGTGCACGGGGTGATGAACACCGACAACCTGTCGATCCTCGGCCTGACCATCGATTACGGCCCGTACGGCTGGGTCGACAACTACGACCCGGACTGGACCCCGAACACCACCGACGCCGGCCGCCGCCGCTACCGCTACGGCCAGCAGCCGCAGGTGGCGTACTGGAACCTGAGCCGGCTGGCCGGGGCGCTGTCGCCGTTGATCGCGACGGAGCTCTTGCAGGACGGTTTGCGGCGTTACGTCGAGGTCTACAACAAAGCCGAACGCGACGCCATCGCGGCCAAGCTCGGCCTGCGCGAGTGCGGCGACGAGGACGTGGCGCTGATGCAGGAACTGCGCGGCTGGCTGCAGGCCAACGAAGTCGACATGACGATCTTCTATCGCGCGCTGGCCGATATCGATGTCGCCGCCGACGCGCCCGATCCGTCGCCGCTGGCCGAGGCCTATTACGACCCGACGCGCGCCGTCGAGGCCGAACCGGCATTGCGCGACTGGCTGGCGCGCTACGCCGCGCGTTCGCGCGAGGACGGTTCGTCCGCGGCCGAACGCGTGACGCGGATGAACGCGGCCAACCCGCGCTACGTGCTGCGCAATTATCTGGCCCAGGAAGCGATCGACCGCGCCGAACAGGGCGATCCGGCCGGCGTGCGCGACTTGCTTGAGGTCATGCGCCGGCCCTACGAAGACCAGCCCGGGCGCGAGGCGTTCGCGGCCAAGCGGCCGGACTGGGCGCGCGAGCGGGCCGGCTGCTCGATGCTTTCCTGCAGCTCCTGA
- a CDS encoding GNAT family N-acetyltransferase, with product MRVLDHTDTALHPAYCEYVARVFSQADFRRWCEWGQWAPGYLAYSLFEDGRVVANASTMRQRLIVDGEEILAFQFGAVGCLPQHRGRGLARRAMQAALAGCGDAPALLFANDSVLDFYPRFGFAPAPQSLFEAAHALAPAPQRAPQRDLADADVRERFLAVAARAAPLGRCFASRDYGRTATWYAANGYAAPLFEVDADTWVFAQEQDGVLTIEDVFAVAPSHAALAAALPRLIVGPVETLRFGFDPCALWPQAGPAGADDEAGLFLRGIDPARLGPHSRFPSLART from the coding sequence TTGCGCGTCCTCGACCACACCGACACCGCGCTGCATCCAGCGTACTGCGAGTACGTCGCGCGCGTGTTCTCCCAGGCCGATTTCCGCCGCTGGTGCGAGTGGGGCCAGTGGGCGCCCGGCTACCTCGCCTACAGCCTGTTCGAAGACGGCCGCGTCGTCGCCAATGCCTCGACGATGCGCCAGCGGCTGATCGTCGATGGCGAGGAGATCCTGGCGTTCCAGTTCGGCGCGGTCGGCTGCCTGCCGCAGCACCGTGGCCGCGGGCTGGCGCGGCGGGCGATGCAGGCGGCGCTGGCCGGCTGCGGCGACGCGCCGGCGTTGCTGTTCGCCAACGACAGCGTGTTGGACTTCTATCCGCGCTTCGGTTTCGCGCCGGCGCCGCAAAGCCTGTTCGAGGCCGCGCACGCCCTCGCGCCCGCGCCGCAGCGCGCGCCGCAACGGGATCTGGCCGATGCGGACGTGCGCGAACGCTTCCTGGCCGTGGCCGCGCGCGCGGCGCCGCTGGGGCGCTGCTTCGCCAGCCGCGACTACGGCCGCACCGCGACCTGGTACGCGGCCAACGGATACGCCGCGCCGCTGTTCGAAGTCGATGCCGATACCTGGGTGTTCGCCCAGGAGCAGGACGGAGTGCTGACCATCGAGGACGTGTTCGCGGTGGCGCCGTCGCACGCGGCCCTGGCGGCCGCGTTGCCGCGCCTGATCGTCGGCCCGGTCGAGACGCTGCGCTTCGGTTTCGACCCGTGCGCGCTGTGGCCGCAGGCCGGCCCGGCCGGGGCGGACGACGAGGCCGGCTTGTTCCTGCGCGGCATCGACCCGGCCCGGTTGGGGCCGCACAGCCGCTTCCCTTCGCTGGCGCGGACCTGA
- a CDS encoding ATP-binding cassette domain-containing protein codes for MPLITVQNADYSVGGPLLLENVELAIEPGERIALIGRNGAGKSTLMKLLAGELVPDDGEIRREGGVRVARLEQEVPAGASGSVFDVVADGLGELGHWLAEFHHLSHAEHYDADAVAKVQTKIEDAQGWGLDQRVEETLTRLGLDGEAAFDGLSGGMKRRVLLARALVSSPDLLLLDEPTNHLDIEAIDWLEQFLKSWSGALLFVTHDRRFLRALATRIVEIDRGRVTSWPGDWDNYLRRREERLNAEAQENARFDKLLAQEEVWIRQGIKARRTRDEGRVRRLKAMRNERAQRRDNVGNVRMEFAQSEQSGRKVLEAKDVDFDYGGQPMLRGFSGTVFRGDRIGLIGPNGSGKTTLLKVLLGELAPKAGEVRLGSNLQIAYFDQYRATLREDWNAIENVAEGREYVEVGGKSKHIIGYLQDFLFTPERARAPITRLSGGERNRLLLAKLFAQPSNLLVMDEPTNDLDVETLELLEELLGDYPGTLLLVSHDRDFLDNVVTSTLVMEGEGGVGEYVGGYSDWLRQRPAGAAPAKATAAAMAKPAAVAAPAPEPAAAKRKLSYKDARELEQLPARIESLETRVSDLTAQMNDPAFYQRDAAAMAAHNAELAKAQAELDHAYSRWSELEG; via the coding sequence ATGCCTTTGATCACCGTACAGAACGCCGACTACAGCGTCGGCGGCCCGCTGCTGCTCGAAAACGTCGAACTGGCCATCGAACCGGGCGAACGCATCGCCCTGATCGGCCGCAACGGCGCGGGCAAGTCCACGCTCATGAAGCTGCTGGCGGGCGAGCTCGTCCCCGACGATGGAGAGATCCGTCGCGAGGGTGGGGTGCGCGTCGCCCGGCTCGAACAAGAGGTCCCGGCCGGCGCCAGCGGCAGCGTGTTCGACGTGGTCGCCGACGGCCTCGGCGAACTCGGCCACTGGCTGGCCGAATTCCACCACCTCAGCCACGCCGAGCATTACGACGCCGACGCGGTCGCCAAGGTCCAGACCAAGATCGAGGACGCCCAGGGCTGGGGCCTGGACCAGCGCGTCGAAGAGACCCTGACCCGGCTCGGCCTGGACGGCGAAGCCGCGTTCGACGGCTTGTCCGGCGGCATGAAGCGGCGGGTGCTGCTGGCGCGCGCGCTGGTTTCGTCGCCCGACCTGCTGCTGCTCGACGAGCCGACCAACCATCTCGACATCGAAGCCATCGACTGGCTCGAACAGTTCCTCAAGTCCTGGAGCGGCGCGCTGCTGTTCGTCACCCACGACCGCCGCTTCCTGCGCGCGCTGGCGACCCGCATCGTCGAGATCGACCGCGGCCGCGTCACCAGCTGGCCCGGCGACTGGGACAACTACCTGCGCCGGCGCGAGGAGCGGCTGAACGCCGAGGCGCAGGAAAACGCGCGCTTCGACAAGCTGCTGGCGCAGGAAGAGGTGTGGATCCGCCAGGGCATCAAGGCCCGCCGCACCCGCGACGAAGGCCGCGTGCGCCGGCTCAAGGCGATGCGCAACGAGCGCGCCCAGCGCCGCGACAACGTCGGCAACGTGCGCATGGAATTCGCCCAGTCCGAGCAGTCCGGGCGCAAGGTGCTCGAGGCCAAGGACGTGGACTTCGACTACGGCGGCCAGCCGATGCTGCGCGGGTTCTCCGGCACCGTGTTCCGCGGCGACCGGATCGGCCTGATCGGCCCCAACGGCAGCGGCAAGACCACCTTGCTCAAGGTGCTGCTGGGCGAACTGGCGCCGAAGGCCGGCGAAGTGCGCCTGGGCAGCAACCTGCAGATCGCCTATTTCGACCAGTACCGCGCGACCCTGCGCGAGGACTGGAACGCGATCGAGAACGTCGCCGAGGGTCGCGAGTACGTCGAGGTCGGCGGCAAGAGCAAGCACATCATCGGCTACCTGCAGGATTTCCTGTTCACCCCCGAGCGCGCGCGCGCGCCGATCACCCGCCTGTCCGGCGGCGAGCGCAACCGCCTGCTGCTGGCCAAGCTGTTCGCCCAGCCGTCCAACCTGCTGGTGATGGACGAACCGACCAACGACCTCGACGTGGAAACGCTGGAGCTGCTGGAAGAACTGCTCGGCGACTACCCGGGAACCTTGCTGCTGGTCAGCCACGACCGCGACTTCCTCGACAACGTGGTGACCTCCACGCTGGTGATGGAAGGCGAGGGCGGGGTCGGCGAGTACGTCGGCGGCTACAGCGACTGGCTGCGCCAGCGTCCGGCCGGGGCCGCGCCGGCCAAGGCCACCGCCGCGGCGATGGCCAAGCCCGCCGCCGTCGCCGCGCCGGCGCCCGAGCCCGCCGCGGCCAAGCGCAAGCTCAGCTACAAGGACGCGCGCGAGCTGGAGCAGTTGCCGGCGCGGATCGAGTCGCTGGAAACGCGCGTGTCCGACCTCACCGCGCAAATGAACGACCCGGCCTTCTACCAGCGCGACGCCGCCGCGATGGCCGCGCACAACGCCGAACTGGCCAAGGCCCAGGCCGAGCTCGACCACGCCTACTCGCGCTGGTCCGAACTGGAAGGCTGA
- a CDS encoding helix-turn-helix domain-containing protein yields MTAAYRTRHERNATLATHRHREPYAALVLEGDYTEASLDGPLPCAAGTLVLHPAFHAHGDRFGRSGASAINLELSQAATPGVAADPAFAARAWRVHDLNEAREVFERAPRRLAELLACAQPLPAAALPDWQGELLRRMDQDEREIAELARELGVSAEHASRALGRSFGMSPRALRREARWRRALRLLAAPMALADVAAAAGFADQSHLHKVVVAHAGCTPLQLRRQVLAPAECRVEAKIKCVQDPHAARAA; encoded by the coding sequence ATGACCGCAGCCTACCGCACCCGCCACGAACGCAACGCCACCCTGGCCACGCACCGCCACCGCGAGCCGTACGCCGCGCTGGTGCTCGAGGGCGACTACACCGAAGCCAGCCTCGACGGCCCGCTGCCGTGCGCGGCGGGAACCCTGGTTCTGCATCCGGCCTTCCACGCCCACGGCGACCGTTTCGGCCGCAGCGGCGCCAGCGCGATCAATCTGGAACTCAGCCAGGCGGCCACGCCCGGCGTCGCCGCCGATCCGGCCTTCGCCGCCCGCGCCTGGCGCGTGCACGATCTGAACGAAGCGCGCGAAGTGTTCGAACGCGCGCCGCGGCGCCTGGCCGAGCTGCTGGCCTGCGCGCAGCCGCTGCCAGCGGCGGCGCTGCCGGACTGGCAGGGCGAACTGCTGCGGCGCATGGACCAGGACGAGCGCGAGATCGCCGAACTGGCGCGCGAACTCGGCGTCTCGGCCGAGCACGCCAGCCGCGCGCTCGGCCGCAGCTTCGGCATGTCGCCGCGCGCGCTGCGGCGCGAGGCGCGCTGGCGTCGCGCGCTGCGCCTGCTGGCCGCGCCGATGGCGTTGGCCGACGTCGCCGCCGCGGCCGGATTCGCCGACCAGAGCCACCTGCACAAGGTCGTGGTCGCGCATGCCGGCTGCACGCCGCTGCAGCTGCGGCGGCAGGTGCTGGCGCCGGCGGAATGCCGGGTCGAAGCGAAGATCAAGTGCGTACAAGACCCGCACGCCGCGCGCGCCGCCTAA